The genomic region CGGCGATCGCGGCGTACTCCACGTTGCTGAGGCCGGAGTACGTGTGGTGGAAGAGGTTCCACAGGCCGCGGCGACGGGCCTCGGCCTTGAGCTCCTCCATGACGGGCGGGTGCGTGTGCGGCCCGTGCTCCGCCAGGTGGGCCGCCCAGACGGGCTCGGCCGGCAGCACGTGCTCGGTCATGAAGTCCCACATCTGCTCGCTCATCTCGGCGGCGCGTGGGGACGGGGTGAAGTCCATCGGATCTCCCGGGGCTCGGTGTCGGTGGGGTGGTGGGGTCGTCTCAGAGGTGGTCGAGGCCGCGGGCCGCGAGGCCCACGATCTCGGTGTCGAGGTCGCCGAAGTCCTGGCCGGCGGCGCTGCCCGCGCGGCCCCGGGCCTGGACCCCTTGGGCGACGGCGGCGAACTTGAAGTGGGCGAACGCCTGGTAGAAGTCGATCTCGGCCAGGTCAATGTCGGTCAGCGCGGCGTACCAGCCGAGCAGGTCGTCGCGGCTGGGCATGCCGGCGAGGTGGCTGACCGGGGGGATCAGCGTCAGGGGGAGGTCGTCGGTGCCGCGCCAGTAGAGCATCAGCAGGCCGAGGTCGGTCAGCGGATCGCCCAGGGTCGACATCTCCCAGTCGAGGACCGCCGCGATGCGACCGGGCTCGGTCGGGTGGAGCACGAGGTTGTCGAGCTTGTAGTCGCCGTGGACGATCGAGGAGCGCTGCTGGGCGGGGATCCGCTCGGCGAGGCGGCGGCCGAGCTCGGTCATCTCGGGGACCTCGTGGGTCAGGGACTTCTCCCACTGGCCCGCCCAGAGCCGCACCTGGCGCTCGACGAACCCCTCGGGCCGCCCGTAGTCGGCCAGGCCGACCGCGGCCGGGTCGGTCGTGTGGATCCGCGCGAGCGTCTCGACGAACCCGTGGCCGAGGGCCTGGCGGGACTCGGCGCTCGCGTAGGTCTCGGGCAGGGTGTCGCGGACGACGTCACCCGCGACGCGCTCCATGACGTAGCAGGGCAGGCCGAGGACGTCGCCGTCGTCGCTCAGCACGATGGCCGGGACGGGCACGTCGGAGCCGGCCAGTGCCGCCTGGACGCGGGCCTCGCGACGCATGTCGTGGGCCTTGGGGAGGAGCTTGCCGCTCGGGGGGCGGCGCAGCACCAGCTCACCGGCCGACGAGCGCAGGAAGAACGTCAGGTTCGACTTGCCGCCGGTGACGAGCTCCCAGGTGAAGGTGCGCCAGCGGTCGTCGCTCGTGGCCGCCGCGAGGGCCGGGCCCAGGGCGTCGGGGCGGACCAGGTCGGCGAGATCTGCGGACACGATGACGACACCTCTCAAACTCCGAACACTGACCACACGATCGTACAGTAGGTGTTCAGTGAACATAAGGGTCTCCGGCTCGCTATTGTGTTCGGCGTGACCGAACACGAGGTCGGGCCGATGATCCGCGCGACGCGCGAGGCCCGCGGGGTCAGCCTCCGCTCCTTGGCGGCGAGCCTCGACCTGAGCCCCGCCACGCTCAGCGCCCTCGAGCGCGGCCTCGCCCCGCTGACGATCGAGCGCACCCGCCTGGTCGCCGCGGCACTCGACACGACGGTCGAGTCCCTCCTGCGCGGCGAGGTGGTCCGGCCCGCGGCGCCTGCCGTGCCCGGCACCGGCAGCTGGCGCGAGTACGGCGACCTCCGGCTCGACCCCGTGCTGGAGGCGGCCTCGCAGGTCTTCGTGCGCCACGGGTACCACGCGGCGACGATGCGTCAGGTCGCCGAGGAGGCGGGCCTGAGCACCGCCGGTGTCTACCACCACCACGGGAGCAAGCAGGAGCTCATCGTCGCGCTGCTGGACGTGACCATGGCGGAGATCCGGTGGCGCCTGCTCGCCGCGCGCGACGACGGCACCGACCCGGTCGACGGGTTCTCGCTCATGGTCGAGTCCCTCGCGCTGTTCCATGCCACGCGCGGGGACCTGGCGTTCCTGGGTGCGACCGAGATGCGGGCCCTCCACGAGCCCGACCACGCCCGGATCGTGGGCCTGCGCGACGAGGTGCAGCACCTGCTCGACGCCCAGGTCGACCGATGCATCGAGATCGGGCGCTTCACGGTCGCGAGGCCCCGCGTCGCGGCGCGGGCGATCGCCACG from Aeromicrobium sp. Sec7.5 harbors:
- a CDS encoding phosphotransferase family protein; translated protein: MSADLADLVRPDALGPALAAATSDDRWRTFTWELVTGGKSNLTFFLRSSAGELVLRRPPSGKLLPKAHDMRREARVQAALAGSDVPVPAIVLSDDGDVLGLPCYVMERVAGDVVRDTLPETYASAESRQALGHGFVETLARIHTTDPAAVGLADYGRPEGFVERQVRLWAGQWEKSLTHEVPEMTELGRRLAERIPAQQRSSIVHGDYKLDNLVLHPTEPGRIAAVLDWEMSTLGDPLTDLGLLMLYWRGTDDLPLTLIPPVSHLAGMPSRDDLLGWYAALTDIDLAEIDFYQAFAHFKFAAVAQGVQARGRAGSAAGQDFGDLDTEIVGLAARGLDHL
- a CDS encoding TetR family transcriptional regulator — its product is MTEHEVGPMIRATREARGVSLRSLAASLDLSPATLSALERGLAPLTIERTRLVAAALDTTVESLLRGEVVRPAAPAVPGTGSWREYGDLRLDPVLEAASQVFVRHGYHAATMRQVAEEAGLSTAGVYHHHGSKQELIVALLDVTMAEIRWRLLAARDDGTDPVDGFSLMVESLALFHATRGDLAFLGATEMRALHEPDHARIVGLRDEVQHLLDAQVDRCIEIGRFTVARPRVAARAIATMCTSLPSWFRSDGPLSASEVARDYAVHAVALMA